Proteins found in one Thalassomonas actiniarum genomic segment:
- a CDS encoding SMEK domain-containing protein, whose product MDIRRENVLKAIAERFATFSNVVTIQNKAGFNDINKSAERLFIDVLNIAYNLRLRDMNSIQDNYPAIDLADYSSKLCIQVTSESTNQKFRSTVAKFKDKQLDREFDSLMFLIISNKDLCTLSDDKIETSVINLNDLYKKISTLEDRDVFYIDSYLSENLVSRVEQSDSILPSGLMTTYSTPIPDAFIAFLGLENESEYIKLLLGDIKSLAQIISNLTKNQREYLFYVVAQGQFATDMYGHQDENNVVMPTNQVAQAFGDYGHQIFQVLKAQDLLFVNEEYDPHGDDRYITVLEPYFRGELDETNLFCAIKRFCNSDINKLRRILLECDFSCLA is encoded by the coding sequence ATGGATATTAGAAGAGAAAATGTTCTCAAAGCAATAGCAGAAAGGTTTGCTACTTTCAGTAATGTTGTGACTATTCAGAACAAAGCAGGTTTTAATGATATCAATAAGAGTGCAGAACGATTATTTATTGACGTCCTAAATATAGCGTACAATTTACGACTGCGTGATATGAATTCAATACAGGATAATTACCCAGCAATAGATCTTGCGGATTATAGCTCTAAATTGTGTATTCAAGTGACTTCTGAATCGACAAACCAAAAGTTCAGAAGTACTGTAGCTAAGTTCAAAGACAAACAATTGGATAGAGAGTTTGATTCTTTGATGTTCCTTATTATATCAAATAAGGATCTTTGTACACTTTCTGATGATAAAATAGAAACAAGTGTTATTAATCTTAATGATTTGTATAAAAAAATTAGTACCCTAGAAGATAGAGATGTGTTTTATATAGATAGTTACTTGTCTGAAAACCTAGTTAGCCGAGTTGAACAAAGTGATAGCATCTTGCCATCTGGTTTAATGACTACCTACTCCACTCCGATACCAGATGCTTTTATCGCATTTTTGGGTTTAGAAAATGAATCTGAGTATATAAAGCTGCTTTTGGGTGATATTAAGTCATTAGCACAAATAATCTCAAACTTAACGAAGAACCAAAGGGAATACTTGTTTTATGTAGTTGCTCAAGGGCAATTTGCTACAGATATGTATGGGCATCAAGACGAAAATAATGTCGTAATGCCAACAAATCAAGTTGCTCAGGCATTTGGAGATTATGGGCATCAAATATTTCAAGTTCTGAAAGCTCAAGATTTATTGTTTGTTAATGAAGAATATGATCCTCATGGAGATGACAGGTACATAACAGTACTTGAACCATATTTTAGAGGTGAATTAGATGAGACTAATTTATTTTGTGCGATTAAACGTTTTTGCAACTCAGATATAAATAAACTTAGGCGTATCCTATTGGAATGCGATTTTTCGTGCTTAGCGTAA
- a CDS encoding ParA family protein, with the protein MITYAIWNNKGGTGKTSLAFQTISRFAELNSDKRVLVIDMCPQANLSEILLGGQEGGGSKNLLMCQGQLPRCSIGGYFDIRLPAPFSSPDFEANSFITTPHSYNPSIPTNIDLICGDPLLELQAIAMNTLANADLPGVNAWLGVIDWLKDFLNKVDYDYVFIDTNPSFSMYTQIALAASQRVVLPVMADDSSRRAIQNAFSLIYGLKLPSEVYAKYTFAKKLNDAVRELPKIHLIIKNRLTQYMGAASAYHAVLTGIDSDVTALIKQYPQYFNFTAVKKGTVGVRDFGTTGIVSFARGCAFSTMPTGKLTISGHRVQVKPDYRDQSLEAIDKVVSKLI; encoded by the coding sequence ATGATAACTTATGCAATTTGGAATAATAAAGGTGGTACAGGAAAAACAAGTCTAGCTTTTCAAACTATTAGTCGGTTTGCTGAATTAAATTCAGACAAACGCGTTTTAGTTATAGATATGTGTCCACAGGCTAACCTGTCCGAAATACTACTCGGTGGGCAGGAAGGTGGTGGAAGTAAAAACTTGCTCATGTGCCAAGGTCAATTACCGCGCTGTAGTATTGGTGGGTATTTTGATATACGCTTACCTGCTCCATTTTCATCACCAGATTTTGAAGCGAATAGCTTTATTACGACCCCGCATAGTTACAATCCATCAATTCCTACAAATATTGACCTAATCTGTGGCGACCCGCTTCTTGAACTCCAAGCCATAGCCATGAATACCCTTGCTAACGCAGACCTTCCTGGTGTAAATGCTTGGTTAGGTGTTATTGATTGGTTAAAAGATTTTTTAAATAAGGTGGATTATGACTATGTATTCATTGATACAAACCCTAGCTTCTCAATGTATACTCAGATTGCTTTAGCTGCGTCACAGCGTGTTGTTTTGCCTGTAATGGCTGACGACTCATCAAGAAGAGCAATTCAAAATGCTTTTTCATTAATATATGGTCTTAAATTACCTTCGGAGGTCTACGCCAAATATACATTTGCAAAGAAACTCAATGATGCAGTAAGAGAGTTACCGAAAATCCATCTTATTATCAAGAACCGATTGACGCAATACATGGGAGCTGCATCGGCGTATCATGCCGTATTAACAGGCATTGATAGTGATGTTACTGCTCTAATAAAGCAGTATCCACAATATTTTAACTTTACGGCTGTCAAAAAAGGAACCGTTGGGGTAAGAGATTTTGGAACTACTGGTATTGTTTCTTTCGCCCGGGGTTGTGCATTCTCTACAATGCCAACGGGAAAACTGACTATAAGTGGTCACCGTGTTCAAGTTAAGCCTGATTATCGAGATCAATCACTCGAAGCAATAGATAAAGTGGTATCTAAATTAATATGA
- a CDS encoding glycosyl hydrolase family 18 protein, which translates to MAFTQVKSGVKIGAVISVISAAQAVAAPSTPSLDWQPQNYSFVEVVLDGTGSYKQLVTAKEQVDIKIKWNAWSGSGGDGYKVYFDDVLVNEGSLPAGTKSGTIEFPYKDSGRHTLTMALCEGSDCARSAGKDIVIADTDGGHLAPLVMDIDPNNKTYPKQANTVIGAYFVEWGIYGRDFDVTNIPVDNLTHLLYGFIPICGPNESLKEVENGNSWRALQTACGDSQDYEVVIHDPWAAVQKALPGIDNNDPIRGTYAQLMALKQRNPDLKILPSVGGWTLSDPFYGFTEKANRDTFVASMKQFLKTWKFYDGVDIDWEFPGGDGANPNLGNPATDGAAYVALMQELRAMLDELELESGRSYELTSAIGSGYDKIEDVDYAAASQYMDYIFAMTYDFYGGWNNVTGHQTGVYCGSHLSTDECDGTGLDDNGEPRKGPAYTMDHAAQLLLAQNVSPSKIVLGTAMYGRGWEGVLPANATDIDNPMTAPGNGKLTGSNAEGVWEAGVIDYKGVKANMIGASGTGINGFEVGYDEQAEAAYVWNRTSGKLITYDNPRSVKVKGQYVRQHNFAGLFGWEIDADNGDILNAMNEGLAGGGTDPVNNKPVVNLPANFTVNAGESLIIPVTATDADNDPLTYQWQVDPVFNATGQNTDTLTLTAPTPAQTTDYVISAVVSDGKATVSRDAVVTVVVDTGGNTAPEVSPIADVSIDENSSVDISVTATDAQGDTLSYQWNLPVGISITGSGANVSLSVGEVDADTDFSVSVDVSDGQLTSSRSFTISVKNKDSGNTTWLASEIYVAGNTVMYEGTEYRAKWWTQGDRPDLGGPWEEVVPDDGQIRPWRSDLAYNGGDKVSHNNANYQAGWWTKGEEPGTASVWVKL; encoded by the coding sequence ATGGCCTTTACTCAGGTAAAAAGCGGGGTAAAAATAGGGGCAGTAATTTCTGTCATTAGCGCCGCACAGGCAGTGGCTGCGCCATCAACCCCCAGCCTTGATTGGCAGCCGCAAAACTACTCTTTTGTTGAAGTGGTACTTGACGGCACCGGCTCTTATAAGCAGCTGGTAACAGCGAAAGAGCAGGTGGATATTAAAATTAAATGGAATGCCTGGAGCGGCTCCGGCGGAGACGGTTACAAGGTTTATTTTGATGATGTTTTGGTAAACGAAGGCAGTTTGCCCGCCGGCACTAAAAGCGGCACCATTGAATTTCCTTATAAGGACTCGGGCCGCCATACCCTGACCATGGCTTTATGTGAGGGCAGCGACTGTGCCCGCAGCGCCGGTAAAGATATTGTGATTGCCGATACTGACGGCGGCCATTTAGCGCCCCTGGTGATGGATATTGACCCCAACAATAAAACCTATCCGAAACAAGCCAACACCGTTATTGGCGCCTACTTTGTCGAATGGGGTATTTATGGTCGCGACTTTGACGTCACCAATATCCCGGTGGATAACCTCACCCACTTGTTATACGGCTTTATCCCGATTTGTGGCCCTAATGAGTCGTTAAAAGAAGTGGAAAACGGTAACAGCTGGCGCGCACTGCAAACTGCCTGTGGCGACTCGCAGGATTATGAAGTGGTGATCCACGACCCCTGGGCGGCGGTGCAAAAAGCATTGCCGGGTATAGACAATAACGATCCCATCCGCGGCACCTATGCCCAGCTGATGGCGTTAAAACAGCGTAACCCCGACTTAAAAATATTGCCTTCGGTAGGCGGCTGGACCTTGTCGGATCCCTTCTATGGTTTTACCGAAAAAGCCAACCGCGACACCTTTGTTGCCTCGATGAAGCAATTCTTAAAAACCTGGAAGTTTTATGATGGCGTGGATATCGACTGGGAATTCCCCGGCGGTGACGGCGCTAATCCCAACTTAGGCAATCCGGCCACAGACGGCGCGGCTTACGTGGCGTTAATGCAGGAACTCAGAGCCATGCTTGATGAACTTGAACTGGAAAGCGGACGCAGCTATGAGCTGACCTCGGCTATCGGCTCGGGTTATGACAAGATTGAAGATGTCGATTATGCCGCGGCGTCCCAATATATGGACTACATCTTCGCCATGACCTATGACTTCTACGGCGGCTGGAATAATGTTACCGGCCATCAAACCGGCGTTTATTGCGGCTCGCATTTAAGCACAGATGAATGTGACGGTACCGGGTTGGATGATAACGGCGAGCCGAGAAAAGGCCCGGCTTATACCATGGACCATGCCGCCCAGTTATTGCTCGCGCAAAATGTCTCGCCAAGTAAAATTGTGCTCGGCACCGCCATGTACGGTCGCGGCTGGGAAGGGGTACTTCCGGCAAATGCCACCGATATCGATAACCCTATGACCGCCCCGGGCAATGGTAAGTTAACCGGCTCTAATGCCGAGGGTGTATGGGAAGCTGGTGTTATTGACTATAAAGGCGTTAAGGCCAATATGATAGGTGCCAGCGGCACCGGCATTAACGGTTTTGAAGTGGGTTATGACGAACAGGCTGAAGCGGCCTATGTTTGGAACCGCACTTCAGGCAAACTTATCACCTATGACAACCCGCGCTCGGTAAAAGTAAAAGGCCAATATGTCAGGCAGCATAACTTTGCCGGTTTGTTCGGCTGGGAAATTGATGCTGACAACGGCGATATTCTTAATGCCATGAATGAAGGACTGGCGGGAGGCGGTACCGATCCGGTAAACAACAAACCGGTAGTGAACCTGCCGGCTAACTTTACCGTTAACGCAGGTGAAAGCTTAATCATTCCGGTAACGGCGACCGACGCAGACAATGACCCGTTAACCTATCAATGGCAGGTAGACCCGGTGTTTAATGCCACGGGACAAAATACCGATACCCTGACTTTAACCGCGCCAACCCCGGCGCAAACCACGGATTATGTGATCAGTGCTGTGGTTTCAGACGGAAAAGCCACTGTCAGCCGTGACGCCGTGGTAACTGTTGTGGTTGATACCGGCGGAAATACCGCGCCTGAAGTTAGCCCGATTGCCGATGTCAGCATAGATGAAAACAGTTCGGTAGATATTAGCGTGACTGCTACAGATGCCCAGGGGGATACCTTGAGCTATCAGTGGAATCTGCCAGTTGGCATAAGCATTACCGGCAGCGGGGCGAATGTCAGCTTGTCTGTGGGTGAGGTGGATGCCGATACTGACTTTTCGGTAAGTGTTGATGTCTCTGACGGTCAGCTGACCAGCAGCCGCAGCTTTACCATCAGCGTGAAAAACAAAGACAGTGGCAATACTACCTGGTTAGCCTCCGAAATTTATGTTGCCGGTAATACGGTAATGTATGAAGGTACAGAGTATCGGGCCAAATGGTGGACTCAGGGAGACAGACCAGACCTTGGCGGTCCATGGGAAGAAGTCGTGCCTGATGACGGTCAGATCCGTCCGTGGCGTTCAGATCTTGCCTATAATGGCGGCGATAAGGTTTCTCATAACAATGCCAATTACCAGGCCGGTTGGTGGACTAAAGGTGAAGAACCGGGTACTGCCAGTGTTTGGGTAAAACTTTAA
- a CDS encoding lytic polysaccharide monooxygenase produces MNNNTLTQKALSKGVVLGLGLLVLQTPLSVYGHGYVDSPKARQAICQAQGGYWWPETGENIPNLACRAAYLATGYVQFVQEHEFAVNITDYQNQAEVEAHVPDGLLCSAGSEEKGGMNLPSPHWQVTEVMPDEQNNIPFRFRATTPHNPSFWQFYLTRQDFPVESQEITWADLEKVQEYDDIEVSKDSDGNSYYEMSINIPAERSGRAVLYTRWQRYDVAGEGFYNCSDIDIKRDSTPVSWQPIGYFVRQGQEGAVGEFARARLFDATGQELINRTFTVTQANVNQWQQTFAAELVTDFPQVLQIGLKDSAGNITFDVNNPLSNQVWVTDSNYSFTLSLAATPVNTPPVIENLPDRQADENTSLQVTVIATDAQQSQLSYSWQVPAPLSFVADGANITITLPEVEQTTDFSLAVTVSDGELSASESFNLKVNNTLEPDIPQWSAEQVYVGDDLVRYQGQVYRAKWWTLNEIPGQANVWEKR; encoded by the coding sequence ATGAACAATAACACCTTAACGCAAAAAGCACTGAGCAAAGGGGTTGTTTTAGGCTTGGGCCTGCTGGTCTTGCAAACCCCTTTATCGGTATATGGTCACGGCTATGTTGACAGCCCGAAAGCGCGCCAGGCGATTTGTCAGGCGCAGGGAGGTTACTGGTGGCCGGAGACGGGAGAAAACATTCCCAACCTGGCATGCCGCGCCGCTTACCTGGCCACGGGCTATGTGCAGTTTGTCCAGGAGCATGAGTTTGCCGTCAATATTACCGATTATCAAAACCAGGCCGAAGTGGAGGCCCATGTGCCGGACGGGCTTTTGTGCTCCGCCGGCAGCGAGGAAAAAGGCGGCATGAACCTGCCATCGCCCCACTGGCAAGTAACAGAGGTGATGCCGGATGAGCAGAATAATATCCCATTCAGGTTTCGGGCGACTACCCCGCATAACCCGAGTTTCTGGCAATTTTACCTGACCCGGCAGGATTTTCCGGTTGAGAGCCAGGAGATCACCTGGGCCGATTTAGAAAAGGTGCAGGAATACGACGATATCGAAGTAAGCAAAGACAGCGACGGCAACAGCTATTACGAGATGTCGATAAATATTCCCGCCGAGCGTTCGGGACGCGCCGTGCTTTACACCCGTTGGCAGCGTTATGACGTGGCCGGAGAAGGTTTTTATAACTGCTCGGATATCGACATCAAACGTGATTCCACTCCGGTGAGCTGGCAGCCGATAGGTTATTTTGTCCGTCAGGGGCAGGAAGGAGCTGTGGGTGAATTTGCCCGGGCCCGGTTGTTTGATGCCACTGGCCAGGAGCTGATTAATCGCACCTTCACTGTCACCCAAGCCAATGTTAACCAATGGCAGCAAACCTTTGCCGCCGAGCTGGTGACAGACTTTCCCCAAGTATTGCAAATTGGGCTAAAAGACAGTGCGGGCAATATTACCTTTGATGTCAATAACCCGTTATCGAACCAGGTGTGGGTCACTGATAGCAACTACAGCTTTACCCTGAGCCTGGCAGCGACACCGGTAAATACCCCGCCGGTTATCGAAAACCTGCCGGACAGACAAGCCGATGAAAACACTTCGCTACAGGTAACGGTTATTGCCACAGATGCACAGCAAAGCCAGCTCAGTTATAGCTGGCAGGTGCCTGCGCCGCTGAGCTTCGTAGCTGATGGTGCCAACATCACTATTACCTTACCCGAAGTGGAACAAACCACAGATTTTAGCCTTGCTGTCACGGTTTCTGACGGTGAACTTAGCGCCAGTGAAAGTTTTAACCTTAAGGTCAATAACACCCTTGAACCGGATATTCCCCAGTGGAGCGCCGAGCAGGTATATGTCGGCGACGATTTAGTTCGTTATCAGGGACAAGTTTACCGGGCGAAATGGTGGACCCTCAATGAAATCCCCGGACAGGCAAATGTTTGGGAAAAACGTTAA
- a CDS encoding glycosyl hydrolase family 18 protein, whose amino-acid sequence MDIQKIKHKSAALGLISLAIAGLPAQAAEVDCSTLSPWQAGQAYLAGNQVQASEQAFEAKWWNQSNPVDNSGPWDEWKKLGDCSTGTPDNIPPTVSWISPANNASFAKNDSVVIKVDAKDADGQVAGVDFYLGESLLATDTASPYQVSWTALAGQHVLTAVVVDDKGAKADARPVNITVTDGGPDNQAPTASLVIVSAPSPIKIGDSVVFALSGADSDGQLTALELFENGISVFSNTGADASYTWQASRAGTVEFKLEARDDKNASGQSEVITLNVQEGGDPGNGRDDCKPAGLYQTPGVNTPYCSIYDADGREEMGADHPRRVIGYFTSWRNGSNEQPAYLVNDIPWDKITHINYAFAHVDVNDKISIGDASAANNPATRMQWPGVVGAEMDPDFAYKGHFNLLNKYKKQYPDVKTLISVGGWAETGGYIGENGRVASGGFYTMTTNADGSVNQAGIDTFTASVVDFIQQYGFDGVDIDYEYPTSMDDAGHPGDFAISNARRGGLNQSYQVLMKSLREALDIAGQASGKHYMLTIASPSSGYLLRGMETFQTVKYLDYVNIMSYDLHGAWNSHVGHNAALFDTGEDSELKAWDVYTTKEFEGIGYLNTDWAVRYFRGGLSAGRINIGVPYYSRGFKDVIGGSQGLWGQAKFPDQANCPDGTGKGDKNFCGNGAIGIDNLWHDIENDREVPAGSNPLWHLKNLENGITPSYLTAYGLTPDTDPDDRFSGSYVRHYDAVAVAPWLWNAEKSVFLSSEDEASMATKLDYIINNELGGIMFWELAGDFAFDSVKGEYFMGSTMTSLAFDKFKLSGTAYGTQMGNPDFALPAEMVDISFGVKDFPLGDDNYPISPTFSFTNNSQIDFTGATISFDVPVSTSAIFKSNWNATKKLKLEVVSNGSNAAGNNIGGFDNEFHRFAITLTNEWGGVDEAFAPGQTVDAQVMYYMPVSGPVNFTIAKNGKSYAFKSEYPNLPEATDGSGGNTCGDLNTDVIPVYPNWPQGDHAAGGDMVVHDNAVYQAKWWTNSVPGGADWDLVCSL is encoded by the coding sequence ATGGACATACAAAAAATCAAGCACAAATCGGCCGCGTTAGGGCTGATTTCCCTGGCAATAGCAGGGCTTCCGGCGCAGGCCGCCGAGGTTGACTGCAGCACACTTAGCCCTTGGCAGGCAGGACAAGCCTATCTGGCAGGCAACCAGGTTCAGGCAAGTGAGCAAGCGTTTGAAGCCAAATGGTGGAACCAGTCAAATCCCGTTGATAATTCCGGTCCCTGGGATGAGTGGAAAAAACTTGGCGACTGTTCAACTGGTACCCCGGATAATATTCCCCCCACGGTGAGTTGGATTTCCCCGGCAAACAATGCTTCTTTCGCTAAAAATGACAGCGTTGTCATTAAGGTTGATGCCAAAGATGCCGACGGCCAGGTGGCCGGCGTTGATTTTTATCTGGGAGAGAGCTTGCTGGCCACAGACACAGCTTCACCCTACCAGGTAAGCTGGACGGCCTTGGCCGGGCAGCACGTATTAACGGCGGTGGTGGTTGACGATAAAGGGGCCAAGGCTGATGCCCGGCCGGTGAATATTACGGTGACCGATGGCGGCCCGGATAATCAGGCGCCGACGGCATCTTTGGTGATCGTATCTGCGCCATCGCCGATCAAGATTGGCGACTCTGTGGTGTTTGCCTTATCGGGGGCCGATAGTGACGGCCAGTTAACGGCGTTGGAGCTGTTTGAAAATGGTATTTCCGTGTTTAGCAATACCGGCGCGGATGCCAGTTATACCTGGCAGGCGAGCAGGGCTGGTACAGTTGAATTTAAACTTGAGGCCAGGGATGATAAAAATGCCAGCGGCCAAAGTGAGGTGATAACCCTTAACGTACAAGAGGGCGGGGATCCCGGCAATGGCCGTGATGACTGTAAACCGGCAGGCCTATACCAGACGCCGGGCGTGAATACGCCTTATTGCAGTATTTACGATGCCGACGGCCGGGAAGAAATGGGCGCGGATCATCCAAGACGGGTCATTGGTTATTTCACCAGCTGGCGTAACGGCAGCAATGAGCAGCCTGCCTACCTGGTCAATGATATTCCCTGGGATAAAATTACCCATATCAATTACGCCTTCGCCCATGTTGATGTCAATGATAAAATTTCTATCGGTGATGCCAGTGCTGCCAATAACCCCGCCACCAGAATGCAATGGCCGGGTGTTGTCGGTGCCGAGATGGATCCTGACTTTGCCTACAAGGGACATTTCAACCTGCTCAATAAATACAAAAAACAGTACCCGGACGTGAAAACATTAATCTCGGTCGGTGGCTGGGCAGAAACCGGCGGTTATATCGGTGAAAATGGCCGGGTGGCCAGCGGCGGTTTTTATACCATGACCACCAATGCCGATGGCAGTGTTAACCAGGCGGGTATAGATACCTTCACTGCCAGTGTTGTGGATTTCATCCAGCAATATGGCTTTGACGGGGTTGATATCGATTATGAATATCCCACCTCTATGGATGATGCCGGTCATCCGGGAGACTTTGCCATCTCCAATGCCCGCCGGGGAGGATTAAATCAATCTTACCAGGTGCTGATGAAAAGCCTGCGCGAGGCGTTGGATATTGCCGGACAGGCATCGGGCAAGCATTATATGCTCACCATCGCCTCTCCTTCATCCGGTTACCTGCTGCGCGGCATGGAAACCTTCCAGACGGTGAAGTACCTCGATTATGTCAATATCATGTCGTATGACTTACACGGCGCATGGAACTCTCATGTCGGCCATAACGCCGCCTTGTTTGATACCGGGGAAGACTCAGAGCTTAAGGCCTGGGATGTTTATACCACCAAGGAATTTGAAGGCATAGGTTACCTTAATACCGACTGGGCGGTGCGTTATTTCCGCGGCGGCTTGAGCGCGGGGCGCATTAATATCGGTGTGCCGTATTACAGCCGGGGCTTTAAGGACGTTATCGGCGGCAGCCAGGGCCTGTGGGGCCAGGCGAAATTCCCGGATCAGGCTAATTGCCCGGACGGTACCGGCAAAGGGGATAAAAACTTCTGCGGCAACGGCGCTATCGGTATCGACAACCTCTGGCATGATATTGAAAACGACCGTGAAGTACCCGCCGGCAGCAACCCGCTGTGGCACCTGAAAAACCTGGAAAACGGCATTACCCCGAGTTATTTAACCGCTTATGGTTTGACGCCGGATACCGATCCCGACGACAGGTTTAGCGGCAGTTATGTCCGCCATTATGATGCGGTCGCCGTGGCCCCCTGGTTATGGAATGCAGAAAAAAGCGTGTTTTTATCCAGTGAAGATGAAGCGTCGATGGCGACCAAACTCGACTACATCATCAACAACGAACTGGGCGGCATCATGTTTTGGGAGCTGGCGGGAGATTTTGCTTTCGACAGCGTCAAGGGCGAATACTTTATGGGCTCAACCATGACCAGTCTGGCTTTTGATAAGTTCAAGCTCAGCGGCACGGCATACGGCACACAAATGGGCAACCCTGACTTTGCCTTACCGGCAGAGATGGTGGATATCAGCTTTGGCGTTAAAGACTTCCCGCTCGGTGATGACAACTATCCCATCAGCCCGACCTTTAGCTTTACTAATAACTCGCAAATCGATTTTACCGGGGCCACTATCTCGTTTGATGTACCTGTGTCGACCTCGGCGATTTTTAAATCCAACTGGAATGCCACCAAAAAGTTAAAGCTGGAGGTGGTTAGCAACGGCTCCAATGCGGCGGGGAACAATATCGGCGGTTTTGACAATGAATTCCACCGTTTCGCCATCACCTTAACCAATGAGTGGGGCGGGGTAGATGAAGCCTTTGCTCCCGGTCAGACGGTAGATGCTCAGGTGATGTATTACATGCCCGTAAGCGGTCCGGTGAACTTCACCATAGCTAAAAACGGTAAAAGCTACGCCTTTAAGTCTGAATATCCCAACTTGCCGGAAGCCACCGACGGTTCAGGCGGCAACACCTGTGGCGACCTGAACACGGATGTTATCCCTGTGTATCCCAACTGGCCGCAGGGGGATCATGCCGCAGGCGGTGACATGGTCGTGCATGACAATGCTGTTTATCAGGCCAAATGGTGGACCAATAGTGTGCCCGGCGGCGCCGATTGGGACTTAGTGTGTAGTCTATAA
- a CDS encoding M23 family metallopeptidase, with product MFTSPGLKKKGLAVLLLTASSVLSAQDIHQQDSERFNPQALTQVPAIDSLPQFSDANFVYDPLSESLDLKRYLETYTPHLLDYYQLISHWSGYYSISPKVVLALMELNLDVMPSALGPLNENTDFSQLLQQQLKKLSSYFYDYQRVSQQGLQREVQVVQDENTPQTKVILTAATAALIALMQESLYQMGQQSREQDKTVINADIAYQDFLAIYGQLFGETVLEASLAPEFDESNAQQAAVDDISALTPPTDMMQMPWRQGYTWISNGAHSHTGSGYPLSSIDVSYNWPGWGAQTYSVASAHSGWVSVFSACQVRVTNPNGWGTNYYHLDHIEVNDGQWVDGNTKLGVYASSRRNALCQGGSSTGPHLHFSLLYNGAYRSLQGVNIGPYDINVGNYNYDGNCSRFWLWNSLDRVYKCAWDKLYNPGS from the coding sequence ATGTTTACCAGCCCCGGGTTAAAAAAGAAAGGTTTAGCTGTGTTGTTATTAACGGCTTCGTCAGTGCTGAGTGCACAGGACATTCATCAACAGGACAGTGAACGTTTTAATCCTCAGGCCTTGACACAAGTGCCTGCCATAGACAGTTTGCCGCAATTTAGCGATGCTAATTTTGTTTATGATCCCTTATCTGAGAGCTTAGATCTTAAACGTTATCTTGAAACTTATACGCCGCATTTACTGGACTATTACCAGTTAATTTCCCACTGGAGCGGTTACTACAGCATTAGTCCCAAAGTTGTTTTGGCCTTGATGGAGCTCAACTTGGATGTGATGCCTTCGGCTTTAGGCCCCTTGAATGAAAACACGGATTTTTCTCAGCTATTACAGCAGCAGCTGAAAAAGCTGTCCTCTTATTTCTATGACTATCAGCGGGTTAGTCAGCAAGGCCTGCAAAGGGAAGTACAGGTAGTGCAGGATGAAAATACACCGCAAACTAAGGTGATTTTGACGGCGGCAACGGCAGCCCTGATCGCTCTGATGCAGGAAAGTCTTTATCAGATGGGTCAGCAAAGTCGCGAGCAGGATAAGACAGTAATCAATGCTGATATTGCTTATCAGGATTTCCTGGCCATTTATGGCCAGCTTTTTGGCGAAACCGTGCTGGAAGCTTCATTGGCACCTGAGTTTGATGAAAGCAATGCTCAGCAGGCAGCCGTGGATGATATCAGCGCCTTAACCCCGCCAACCGATATGATGCAAATGCCCTGGCGGCAGGGATATACCTGGATCTCCAATGGCGCCCATTCGCATACCGGCTCCGGATATCCGTTATCTTCCATTGATGTCTCTTACAACTGGCCCGGCTGGGGGGCGCAAACCTACAGTGTTGCCTCTGCCCATAGCGGCTGGGTTAGCGTGTTTTCAGCCTGTCAGGTGAGGGTGACTAATCCTAACGGTTGGGGCACTAATTATTATCATCTGGACCATATTGAGGTGAACGACGGTCAGTGGGTTGATGGCAATACCAAGCTTGGGGTTTATGCCAGCAGCAGGCGCAATGCCTTGTGTCAGGGGGGAAGTTCTACCGGGCCTCATTTGCATTTCTCCTTGTTGTATAACGGTGCTTACCGCTCGTTGCAGGGAGTCAATATCGGGCCTTATGATATCAATGTTGGCAATTATAATTATGACGGGAATTGTTCGCGTTTCTGGCTTTGGAACAGCCTTGATCGCGTCTATAAATGTGCCTGGGACAAGTTGTATAACCCGGGAAGCTAA